Proteins found in one Mytilus edulis chromosome 2, xbMytEdul2.2, whole genome shotgun sequence genomic segment:
- the LOC139512888 gene encoding cytotardin-like yields MTDKDEDIDIIDPSEGHHNLDSPPTFVIKSGTEENPQASHHALFQAYEDMKRRHQQVKSQNDILQQTIRDMEYSRQSTRNNSNMFGAAGPVGASPGADQDDQMAQVKAQIGYAESVQRQLMRAQAKIITLENENKDLKNKLQSLIYNKNNTGQSNLIEKNTDLNSKNIQLSEKINTLNRDILTFKQLLQERDIQLQQLEKQKDPNIMTEPFTRKIQELKTEMRDKDEHISALMERLKTVSKGYEQKIMTISDREWPESGYNTRMNEDQTLLTVEESKQILFEIDKHKKTLKQFLQQLKIQTETIQKQGHIIQDLKRRAVSTNNIRVPADGTSTTVCRDPASSWPSTSIVHNSPSKYGDKSAQFITGSGARPKDSTFAINNSRIFNETVVPKANSSPVLSPSDDGNNTISQGDTLFGQGRLGVNNDFYPVSVDTSSRNFMPSEVGSKFSPSILVSRQITDNSQSVYAPANDVGVKESTAVIESSHVTDTNRPKVTAQVCPVCSRQFPNMPMEDFQQHVFECIDDGDDDPPQTLQNPTIGEESNGVDRICPMCNKSFANTLPLADFEKHVQDHFNEESIVDRFEVLHS; encoded by the exons ATGACAGACAAGGATGAAGATATAGATATAATTGACCCTTCAGAAGGTCATCATAATCTTGATTCTCCTCCAACTTTTGTGATTAAATCAGGAACAGAAGAAAATCCTCAAGCCTCCCATCATGCCTTGTTTCAAGCTTATGAGGATATGAAAAGACGTCATCaacaagtaaaatcacagaaTGATATTTTACAACAAACAATCAGGGACATGGAGTACTCAAGACAAAGCAcaagaaataattcaaatatgtTTGGTGCCGCTGGACCTGTAGGTGCTTCACCAGGGGCCGATCAAGATGACCAAATGGCCCAGGTCAAAGCACAGATTGGTTATGCTGAGAGTGTGCAGAGACAACTAATGCGGGCACAGGccaaaataattacattagaaaatgaaaataaagatctAAAAAATAAGTTGCAAAGTTtgatatacaataaaaataatactgGACAAAGTAACTTAATTGAAAAGAACACGGACCTGAattcaaaaaatattcaattatcagaaaaaataaatactttaaatCGAGACATATTAACTTTTAAGCAACTGTTGCAAGAAAGGGATATACAGCTCCAGCAATTAGAAAAGCAGAAAGATCCTAATATTATGACCGAACCTTTTACTAGGAAAATTCAAGAATTGAAAACTGAAATGCGTGACAAAGATGAACATATATCAGCTTTAATGGAAAGATTAAAAACTGTTTCCAAGGGAtatgaacaaaaaataatgacCATCAGTGATAGAGAATGGCCAGAATCTGGTTATAATACACGTATGAATGAAGATCAGACTTTATTGACTGTTGAAGAAAGTAaacaaattttgtttgaaattgatAAACACAAGAAGACATTAAAGCAATTTTTACAGCAATTAAAGATACAAACcgaaacaatacaaaaacaaggGCATATAATTCAAGATCTTAAAAGACGAGCAG TTTCAACAAACAATATTAGGGTACCAGCAGATGGGACTTCTACTACAGTGTGCAGGGATCCAGCTTCATCATGGCCGTCTACTTCAATTGTTCATAATTCCCCTTCAAAATACGGGGATAAATCTGCACAGTTTATAACAGGTTCTGGTGCCAGACCAAAAGATTCCACTTTTGCTATAAATAATTCTAGAATATTTAATGAAACTGTGGTTCCAAAGGCAAACTCATCACCTGTTCTTTCACCATCAGATGATGGTAATAATACAATAAGTCAAGGTGATACATTGTTTGGACAAGGTCGTTTGGGTGTTAATAATGATTTTTACCCAGTGTCTGTTGATACTTCAAGTAGAAACTTTATGCCTTCTGAAGTTGGCAGTAAATTTTCACCATCTATTTTAGTATCGCGTCAAATTACGGATAACTCTCAAAGTGTATATGCACCAGCTAATGATGTAGGTGTGAAAGAATCAACTGCTGTGATAGAATCAAGTCATGTGACTGATACTAATAGACCTAAAGTGACTGCACAGGTTTGTCCTGTATGCAGTCGTCAATTCCCTAATATGCCTATGGAAGACTTTCAGCAACATGTGTTTGAATGTATTGATGATGGAGATGATGATCCACCACAAACTCTACAGAATCCTACGATAGGGGAGGAATCTAATGGTGTAGATAGAATATGTCCCATGTGTAATAAATCATTCGCAAATACACTGCCACTAGCAGACTTTGAAAAACATGTTCAAGATCACTTTAACGAAGAGTCTATTGTTGATAGATTTGAAGTACTCCATTCCTAG